Proteins encoded by one window of Roseibium sp. Sym1:
- a CDS encoding HAD-IIIC family phosphatase encodes MTLAQKKAEPGLLKCVVWDLDDTLWSGVLSESADVTLRPGVTDLLNALDARGVLNSIASRNNHDDALEKLRAFGLDTMFVAPQISWSNKAASIQAIADTLSLGLNSLAVIDNDPAERAEVALTHPDVRIFDETQLEDVLDHAPQAGSLTTESAQRRKMYIDEARRVDAERDFDGSRTAFLRSLNLKFAISPARKEDLERAEELTRRTNQLNATGTSYSMEELENLMVSPDHALIMASLEDSFGSYGKIGLAIIEKGAEVWTLKILLMSCRVISRGAGTVMLARIIARAQSAGVRLKADFIDTGRNRPLFITYRLAGFREVARNGDAVEFELQFPDAIQIPDYVDIVETNMS; translated from the coding sequence ATGACGCTTGCCCAAAAGAAAGCTGAGCCAGGTCTGCTCAAATGCGTCGTCTGGGATCTGGACGACACGCTTTGGTCGGGTGTGCTGTCGGAATCCGCCGATGTCACATTGCGCCCCGGCGTGACCGACCTCCTCAATGCTCTGGACGCAAGGGGCGTGCTCAACTCCATCGCCAGTCGCAACAATCACGACGATGCCCTGGAGAAACTGAGGGCCTTCGGTCTCGATACCATGTTCGTGGCGCCGCAGATCTCCTGGAGCAACAAGGCCGCGTCCATTCAAGCCATCGCGGACACGCTGTCGCTGGGGCTGAACAGTCTTGCCGTTATCGACAACGACCCGGCAGAACGTGCCGAAGTGGCCCTGACGCATCCGGATGTGCGCATTTTTGATGAAACGCAGTTGGAGGACGTGTTGGATCATGCCCCGCAGGCAGGTTCCCTCACCACAGAGAGCGCACAACGGCGCAAGATGTATATCGACGAAGCCAGGCGGGTCGACGCGGAGCGCGATTTTGACGGATCCCGCACCGCGTTCCTGCGCAGCCTGAACCTCAAATTCGCGATCTCCCCCGCCAGGAAGGAAGACCTTGAAAGGGCTGAGGAACTAACCCGCCGCACCAACCAACTCAATGCCACCGGCACCAGCTATTCGATGGAGGAGCTGGAAAACCTGATGGTCTCGCCGGACCACGCCCTGATCATGGCAAGCCTGGAAGACAGCTTTGGCAGCTATGGAAAGATCGGCCTCGCGATCATCGAAAAAGGGGCGGAGGTCTGGACCCTCAAGATACTTCTGATGTCCTGCCGCGTGATTTCCCGTGGTGCGGGCACCGTGATGCTTGCCCGGATCATTGCCCGCGCGCAAAGCGCCGGTGTGCGCCTCAAGGCGGACTTCATCGACACGGGCCGGAACCGCCCGCTTTTCATCACCTACCGACTGGCAGGGTTCAGGGAAGTCGCGCGGAACGGCGATGCCGTCGAATTCGAGTTGCAATTTCCGGATGCCATCCAGATTCCTGACTACGTGGACATCGTCGAGACCAATATGTCCTGA
- a CDS encoding acyl carrier protein, producing the protein MTQILSEKIHGFVSAYLRDPNLSPDTDIFESGLVDSLFAPQLVMFIETELGVTVDNEDLELANFASVTAVEAFVRRKQEAGPV; encoded by the coding sequence ATGACGCAGATCCTCAGCGAAAAGATACATGGATTTGTTTCGGCCTATCTGCGGGATCCGAACCTCTCTCCGGACACGGATATCTTCGAAAGTGGCCTCGTGGACTCGCTGTTTGCACCCCAGCTCGTGATGTTCATCGAAACCGAGCTGGGGGTCACCGTCGACAACGAGGACCTTGAGCTCGCAAACTTTGCCTCGGTGACCGCTGTCGAGGCGTTTGTCCGCCGCAAGCAAGAGGCGGGGCCGGTATGA
- a CDS encoding 3-hydroxyacyl-CoA dehydrogenase family protein: protein MPGDTTLNQAVEGPIGVVGAGTIGRGVAQRLAVGGMDTILVDTDPHALQSAQREISASLRMSALFGAKTGGTSVPSALERIRFETSVEALAEAEFVIENIQENVASKSTVYPRLDAVCPSTCIYIVNSSAIPIERVSGFCARPDQVIGVHFMNPVHLISSVEVIRGDLTSDAVFDRTCALLSRLSMEWVPVKDGYGYVSNRVLMLMINETIHLLGEGAATPADIDRLFRQCFGHKMGPLETADLIGLDTIKLTLDILYDGFGDDKFKPAPALLRMLDAGRLGRKAGAGFHDYAHRSTD, encoded by the coding sequence ATGCCGGGTGACACGACGTTGAACCAAGCCGTGGAAGGACCAATTGGCGTCGTTGGCGCGGGCACGATCGGCCGCGGCGTCGCTCAACGCCTCGCGGTCGGTGGAATGGACACCATTCTGGTCGACACGGATCCGCATGCCCTGCAATCGGCGCAGCGCGAAATCAGCGCCTCCCTGCGCATGTCCGCGTTGTTCGGTGCCAAGACGGGCGGCACGTCGGTTCCCTCCGCGCTCGAACGCATCCGGTTTGAGACATCCGTCGAGGCGCTGGCGGAGGCGGAGTTCGTCATTGAGAACATTCAGGAAAACGTCGCGAGCAAGAGCACGGTTTATCCTCGGCTGGACGCCGTCTGCCCATCGACATGTATCTACATCGTCAATTCCTCCGCCATCCCGATTGAGCGCGTGTCAGGCTTTTGCGCACGCCCGGACCAGGTGATTGGCGTGCATTTCATGAACCCCGTGCACCTGATCTCAAGTGTGGAGGTGATCCGCGGTGATCTGACGTCTGATGCTGTGTTTGACAGGACCTGCGCGCTGCTCTCCAGGCTGTCGATGGAGTGGGTTCCGGTCAAGGATGGATATGGCTACGTGTCCAACCGGGTTCTCATGCTGATGATCAACGAAACGATCCACCTGCTGGGGGAAGGCGCGGCCACGCCAGCAGACATTGACCGGCTGTTTCGTCAGTGCTTCGGACACAAGATGGGGCCCCTCGAAACGGCCGATCTCATTGGTCTTGATACCATAAAACTGACCCTGGATATTCTCTACGACGGGTTCGGAGATGACAAATTCAAGCCCGCTCCGGCCCTGTTGCGGATGCTGGACGCGGGTCGGCTTGGACGCAAGGCGGGTGCGGGGTTTCATGACTATGCACACAGGTCAACTGACTAG
- a CDS encoding type I polyketide synthase: MMNNDHDTHTNDIAIIGWSLRLPGADTCDAYWDNLRNKTASVSFFSEEEVLAAGVSPKLARDKNFIKARAILEDVGLFDAEFFGYSPREAEIMDPQQRVLLECAWQAMEDGGYAGSLEDDSRVGVFGCSSMSSYLFSNVMTGRSDIDPFHALLGNDRNHLATRIAYKLNLAGPAVNIQTACSASLVAVHYGCQALLNGECDMSIVGGASITVPQKSGHPFVEEGIYAPDGMCRAFDARAHGIVGGNGVVVVLLKRMEEAVADRDTIHAVIRGSATNNDGARKAGYTAPSVDGQIDVISEALAISNVAPETIGYVEAHGTATLIGDPIEVEALTRAYRQYTDRTGYCGIGSVKSNIGHLDAAAGLAGLVKASLALKHGEIPPTLHVTEPNPKIDFAATPFYVATECKPWPRGDSPRRAGVSAFGLGGSNCHVVLEEPPSRPAASRQTRAELIVLSGRTPTALARQAEHLAKHVETASDRAVPDIAYTLQMGRRHLTHRGFCVADGAQQLSSKLHRNGLRSSVCPGDGPPRIVYAFPGLGEHFPGMGKGLYETEAVYRDVVDRTLAQLQPHFETDLHEALLGGRDEGGAGKGIDFRGMVLGNKGRAASAATMDLQLQHSLLFVTELALARLYQGWGLGADGVLGYSLGEITAACIAGVFDEDGALKLVRERAALITACPPGSAAAVQLTPDIMRDVLPEGCAIAGENAPNTFTVAGTAEAIDALEDRVAKAGGVMRKLPIGRAVHTPALAEAVGPLKEILRTIDMSRPAIPVLSNLEGAWADPDHIASPEYWLEHMVRPVRMEKALNLLATGPHNVVLELGPGRSFSAWARQVSRDLMCLSALGHRYEQIDAREQVLQTVGSLWAAGAEPDWPQLHRGQGCGRVPLPTYPFERKLYWIDARPKTAKVPAGEPERKADLADWFYLPSWQRAEGPARGPSHNSNAKTWLLISDGSSDERMSNILRSQGISNLKTLWLGDLRDGDRAASSQKAKALLEDLKRREAFPDSILWLPAHTSGNGFNGKGAMERLGTGIAEVLVLAQALADVAPARNVDIAIATFDGQDVESRDIGHVDQAAIAALRLVVPQEYPNQRWRIVDIQHDDARALEGLAMEWIAETRTDLVALRGGLRWTHSFAPVKLPPAQRPVVREGDTYLVLGGLGTIGLTLAGYAAREARINLILAGDIGLTDDDVARGPGDAAPQQDKDLCAQLHELMACGTNIKVLDADLADEAAAQEVLARAKSVTGKIDVVIFAPGKAGLDGLASVSEASEALVNWHVEAKLAPLVRMAPLIDEAAPGSVVVTSSLSPVLGGLGMAAHASVHTAIDAFVRHKGRSGSPWITVNWNWADQSRNSKKSQLADLTGATVRSFEISNAEGAETFARVLDARPAAQVVVSSGALKDRIEQWTDLDNAAGPSSVASPEGTVYARPDIETPFVEPRGKIEKLLADIWAETLGVECVGANDSFFDLGGHSLVGAQTVVRLREIFGVNVSLKAMFTDPTLRASARVIEDLLDESADHLEQEKHAG, encoded by the coding sequence ATGATGAACAATGATCATGACACCCACACAAATGACATCGCCATTATTGGATGGAGCTTGCGCCTTCCGGGTGCGGACACATGCGATGCCTATTGGGACAATCTCAGAAACAAGACCGCCAGTGTGTCGTTCTTTTCCGAAGAAGAGGTCCTGGCGGCCGGGGTCAGCCCAAAGCTTGCGCGCGACAAGAACTTCATCAAGGCCCGCGCGATCCTTGAGGATGTCGGGCTTTTTGATGCGGAGTTCTTTGGCTACAGCCCCCGCGAGGCCGAGATCATGGACCCGCAGCAGCGCGTTTTGCTGGAATGCGCCTGGCAAGCGATGGAAGACGGCGGCTACGCCGGCAGCCTTGAGGATGACAGCCGGGTAGGGGTCTTCGGGTGTTCGAGCATGAGCAGCTATCTGTTTTCAAACGTGATGACAGGCCGCTCCGACATCGATCCGTTTCACGCTCTGCTCGGCAATGACCGAAACCATCTGGCCACCAGAATTGCCTATAAACTGAACCTCGCGGGACCCGCGGTTAACATTCAAACGGCATGCTCGGCCTCGCTTGTGGCCGTGCATTACGGCTGTCAGGCGCTGCTCAACGGGGAATGCGATATGTCCATCGTGGGCGGCGCGTCGATCACCGTGCCGCAGAAATCCGGGCATCCTTTCGTGGAGGAGGGCATCTATGCCCCCGACGGCATGTGCCGCGCCTTTGATGCCCGTGCCCATGGGATCGTCGGCGGCAATGGTGTCGTCGTTGTTCTGTTAAAGCGGATGGAAGAGGCCGTGGCCGATCGCGACACAATCCACGCGGTCATCCGAGGATCGGCCACCAACAATGACGGAGCCCGAAAGGCGGGCTACACCGCTCCCTCCGTCGATGGCCAGATTGACGTGATATCGGAAGCGCTGGCCATCTCCAACGTGGCGCCAGAGACAATTGGCTATGTCGAAGCCCATGGCACCGCCACGCTGATCGGCGATCCGATCGAGGTGGAGGCGCTGACCCGCGCCTACCGTCAATACACTGATCGCACCGGTTATTGCGGCATCGGGTCGGTGAAATCCAACATTGGCCATCTGGATGCGGCCGCGGGCCTTGCCGGGTTGGTCAAGGCGTCTCTGGCGCTCAAACATGGTGAGATTCCACCCACCTTGCATGTGACGGAGCCAAATCCGAAGATCGATTTTGCGGCAACGCCCTTTTATGTGGCCACCGAATGCAAGCCCTGGCCCAGGGGGGACAGCCCGAGGCGCGCGGGGGTCAGCGCATTCGGGCTTGGCGGCTCCAACTGCCATGTTGTGCTGGAAGAACCTCCAAGCCGCCCCGCCGCATCGCGGCAGACGCGTGCCGAATTGATCGTGCTGTCCGGGCGTACGCCGACAGCGCTGGCCCGGCAGGCGGAGCATCTGGCGAAACACGTTGAGACGGCCAGTGATCGTGCCGTGCCGGACATCGCCTACACGTTGCAGATGGGGCGCCGTCACTTGACGCACAGGGGGTTCTGCGTCGCGGACGGGGCACAACAGCTCAGCAGCAAGCTGCACCGAAACGGTTTGCGCAGTTCTGTCTGCCCGGGCGACGGCCCACCGCGGATTGTCTATGCTTTCCCGGGCCTGGGCGAGCATTTCCCAGGCATGGGCAAAGGCCTCTATGAAACCGAAGCGGTCTACCGGGATGTGGTGGATCGCACCCTGGCACAGCTTCAACCGCATTTTGAGACAGACCTGCATGAGGCCCTTCTGGGCGGACGCGACGAAGGCGGCGCAGGGAAGGGGATCGATTTTCGGGGCATGGTTCTTGGCAACAAGGGCAGGGCCGCGTCGGCGGCCACCATGGACCTTCAGCTGCAACACTCGCTGCTCTTTGTGACCGAACTTGCCCTCGCGCGCCTCTATCAAGGCTGGGGCTTGGGGGCGGATGGCGTGCTGGGTTACTCGCTGGGTGAAATTACGGCCGCTTGCATCGCAGGTGTCTTCGATGAGGACGGCGCCTTGAAACTGGTGCGGGAACGCGCGGCCCTGATCACCGCATGCCCGCCGGGCTCTGCCGCAGCCGTGCAACTGACCCCGGACATCATGCGCGATGTCCTGCCCGAGGGCTGCGCTATCGCGGGTGAAAACGCACCCAATACATTCACCGTCGCGGGCACGGCAGAGGCCATAGACGCGCTCGAGGACCGGGTTGCCAAGGCCGGCGGTGTCATGCGGAAACTGCCGATCGGCCGCGCCGTTCACACCCCCGCCCTGGCCGAGGCCGTTGGCCCCCTGAAAGAAATTCTCCGGACAATAGACATGTCCCGCCCGGCCATCCCTGTCTTGTCCAATCTGGAAGGGGCCTGGGCGGACCCTGACCATATTGCATCGCCTGAATATTGGCTGGAGCACATGGTACGCCCCGTGCGGATGGAAAAGGCACTCAACCTTCTGGCGACAGGCCCCCATAACGTTGTGCTTGAATTGGGCCCCGGGCGCAGTTTTTCGGCTTGGGCGCGGCAGGTCTCGCGTGATCTGATGTGCCTGTCTGCTTTGGGGCACCGGTATGAGCAGATCGATGCACGCGAACAGGTGCTGCAAACCGTGGGATCTCTTTGGGCGGCCGGAGCGGAGCCCGATTGGCCTCAGTTGCATCGCGGTCAGGGCTGCGGACGGGTCCCGCTGCCAACCTATCCGTTCGAGCGCAAGCTTTACTGGATAGATGCCAGGCCGAAGACCGCCAAAGTGCCTGCCGGTGAGCCAGAACGAAAAGCGGACCTGGCTGATTGGTTTTACCTGCCAAGCTGGCAACGCGCGGAGGGGCCTGCGCGCGGCCCGTCGCACAACTCCAACGCAAAGACCTGGCTTTTGATCAGTGACGGATCGTCGGACGAGCGGATGTCAAACATCCTTCGGTCTCAAGGCATTTCAAACCTCAAGACGCTCTGGCTGGGTGATCTTCGCGATGGGGACAGGGCCGCATCTTCGCAGAAGGCCAAGGCGCTCCTGGAAGATCTGAAGCGACGCGAGGCGTTTCCGGACAGCATTCTCTGGCTTCCCGCGCATACATCCGGCAACGGCTTCAACGGCAAAGGCGCGATGGAAAGGCTTGGCACCGGGATTGCGGAGGTTCTGGTCCTGGCGCAGGCCCTGGCCGATGTGGCGCCTGCGCGAAACGTTGATATCGCCATTGCCACCTTTGACGGTCAGGATGTCGAGAGCCGCGATATCGGTCATGTCGATCAGGCCGCTATTGCCGCGCTGCGCCTGGTCGTGCCGCAGGAATATCCAAACCAGCGCTGGCGCATTGTGGACATTCAACACGATGATGCCCGGGCGCTGGAGGGTCTGGCCATGGAATGGATAGCAGAGACCAGGACGGACCTTGTGGCCCTTCGCGGCGGGCTGAGATGGACGCATTCCTTTGCGCCGGTGAAACTGCCTCCCGCGCAACGGCCGGTGGTTCGGGAGGGGGACACCTATCTCGTGCTTGGCGGTCTCGGCACGATCGGGCTCACACTGGCAGGCTATGCCGCGCGCGAGGCCAGGATCAACCTGATCCTCGCGGGAGACATCGGCCTCACCGACGACGATGTTGCCCGAGGGCCCGGCGACGCCGCACCGCAACAGGACAAAGACCTTTGCGCGCAACTGCACGAATTGATGGCATGCGGAACGAACATAAAGGTCCTTGACGCCGATCTCGCCGATGAGGCCGCCGCGCAGGAGGTTCTGGCCCGCGCAAAATCCGTGACCGGCAAGATAGACGTGGTGATCTTTGCGCCCGGCAAGGCGGGTCTGGATGGACTTGCGTCGGTCTCGGAGGCGTCAGAGGCGCTTGTGAACTGGCATGTTGAGGCCAAGCTGGCCCCGCTGGTCCGGATGGCACCGCTCATCGATGAGGCCGCCCCGGGAAGTGTTGTGGTGACCTCCTCGCTTTCTCCCGTGTTGGGAGGGCTGGGCATGGCGGCCCATGCCAGCGTTCACACCGCGATAGATGCCTTCGTGCGCCACAAGGGCCGGTCCGGTTCTCCCTGGATCACGGTGAACTGGAACTGGGCGGATCAAAGCCGCAACAGCAAGAAGTCCCAGCTGGCCGACCTGACGGGGGCGACGGTTCGTTCCTTTGAAATCAGCAATGCCGAAGGGGCAGAGACCTTTGCACGGGTCCTTGACGCACGGCCCGCGGCGCAGGTCGTTGTGTCCAGCGGGGCGTTGAAGGATCGCATTGAGCAATGGACCGATCTCGACAATGCGGCCGGTCCATCATCTGTGGCCTCTCCAGAGGGAACCGTTTACGCCCGACCGGACATCGAGACGCCATTTGTCGAACCCAGGGGCAAGATCGAGAAGCTGCTCGCCGACATCTGGGCCGAAACACTGGGTGTCGAATGTGTCGGCGCGAATGACAGTTTCTTCGATCTGGGAGGGCACTCGCTGGTCGGCGCTCAGACGGTCGTCAGGCTACGGGAGATATTCGGTGTGAATGTCTCGCTCAAGGCCATGTTCACGGACCCCACCTTGCGGGCAAGCGCGCGTGTCATTGAGGACCTGCTTGATGAATCGGCCGACCATTTAGAGCAAGAAAAACATGCCGGGTGA
- a CDS encoding acyl-CoA dehydrogenase family protein → MNMVAPDQDRFAQDCAAFVDDRIAPFADSWDQKEALDPDIVPGLSRAGFLDLPFRDPSDAASLTKVGVLHEEVGRGCGSVRSLLTVQGMVGRCLRRWAHPGLSADWLPRLSNGEAIAGFAMTEAGAGSELERVQARVTREKDRLILNGEKKWVSFGEIAGCFLVLAQSGEGPCVVFVPGDATGVIRTPVRGLLGLRASHLADLTFQDVELDASSLLGRPGAGLAFVVSYALDFGRFSVACGCVGLARACLEESVAHLAPATSTNPELVKHQLVRRRLTRMLLGVETAKLLCRKAGEASDLADPNSVSLTALAKLHAAETAMQVAASAVQVQGAQGCSGQRAANRHFRDAKIMEIIEGTTEMHEAALADLALRLHGSLPKGKT, encoded by the coding sequence ATGAATATGGTCGCTCCGGATCAGGACCGCTTCGCGCAAGACTGCGCGGCGTTTGTCGATGATCGGATTGCACCCTTTGCCGACAGCTGGGATCAGAAAGAAGCGCTTGATCCCGATATTGTTCCGGGTCTTTCGCGCGCGGGTTTTCTGGATCTGCCCTTCCGCGATCCGTCCGACGCTGCGAGCCTCACCAAGGTCGGCGTGCTGCATGAGGAAGTTGGCCGCGGGTGCGGGTCTGTCCGCAGCCTGTTGACGGTTCAAGGCATGGTGGGGCGTTGTCTGCGCCGCTGGGCGCATCCTGGTCTGAGCGCCGACTGGCTGCCGCGGTTGTCCAACGGGGAAGCAATCGCCGGGTTTGCCATGACAGAGGCCGGGGCGGGCAGCGAGTTGGAGAGGGTACAGGCACGGGTCACACGCGAGAAAGACCGTCTGATCCTGAACGGAGAAAAGAAATGGGTGTCGTTCGGGGAAATTGCCGGGTGTTTTCTGGTTCTCGCTCAGAGCGGGGAGGGACCTTGCGTTGTGTTCGTGCCGGGAGATGCGACAGGGGTGATCCGGACACCGGTGCGCGGTCTTCTGGGATTGCGCGCTTCCCATCTCGCGGACCTGACCTTTCAGGACGTGGAGCTGGACGCGTCTTCACTCCTGGGGCGGCCCGGTGCGGGATTGGCGTTTGTCGTCTCTTACGCCCTGGATTTCGGGCGGTTCAGCGTGGCGTGTGGATGCGTGGGCCTCGCGCGCGCCTGCCTTGAGGAAAGTGTGGCCCATCTTGCACCCGCGACGTCCACCAACCCGGAGCTTGTCAAACATCAGTTGGTCCGGCGCCGCCTCACGCGCATGCTCCTCGGGGTCGAGACGGCAAAATTGCTGTGCCGGAAGGCAGGTGAGGCCTCCGATCTCGCCGATCCGAACTCGGTGTCCCTCACCGCTCTGGCCAAGCTACACGCTGCGGAGACCGCGATGCAGGTCGCGGCCTCGGCGGTTCAGGTGCAGGGGGCACAAGGCTGCTCCGGGCAGCGCGCGGCCAATCGCCATTTTCGGGATGCAAAGATCATGGAAATCATCGAGGGCACGACAGAGATGCACGAAGCAGCGCTGGCCGATCTCGCGCTGCGCCTCCACGGATCCTTGCCAAAGGGGAAGACATGA